The window CTTCAGTGGGTGCCAATAAAagtttgcttaaaaatattttcaattatttttattatcatttaattatttcaaCTTATGTTCAATTTCTTATGAATATTTATTCACATGctgaagtattttctttctactttaAGCATGACAGGATGTACTGTTTTAATTGATTATTGCAGAGTGAGATTTGAAAGCAGTAGGACTTGACATTCCTCATTATCCAGGTCAGGTCAGACTCCAAGGTAGAAATaacctctcttccctctctttttttaatatttgatacCTTTAGTGTTTCCCAAGTGTTGGTAGGAGTGCTTATTGACTTACTGTTTTCCAGATCCCTTTCAAAATAATCCAACTATTTTAAGAAACCTAATAACATTAAGAACCAAAATTCCATTCAGAATGGTAAATATTCCAGGGCAAATGCCAGTGAAACAGTTCAGATATCCTTGTAAACAAACCTGATTGTGAAAATATTGCATAAGATGTGCAGCCAAACTGGATCATCTGAAAACAAGGATTCTCATAGTAAACTCCACCCTCCACTTCCATTCCAGGTTTCATCCCAGAGAAGCCTGTCCTCACTCCTGTATGAATGTTCCaggtttctttcattttccattcTTACTGAGAGAATTGTCAGCATGGACCCCCTGGATTttgaggaagcagcagctttccctgccCAGCATTCCCATGCTTCAGGCAGCAAGAAAGAGGAACTCCCTGAATCTCCTTGGACTCACTGAGGCAGAACTGGAAGAACAGTTTGTGAGAGGTGATGGCCCAGGGGGTCAAGCCACAAATAAGACAAACAACTGTGTTGTCCTGAAGCATATTCCATCTGGGATTGTAGTGAAGGTAATTATGTTCTATTTTGTTAAGGCACAAATTGCATCACGACTTCCAGGCCTCCTTTCAGAGTAAAGCACAATCACAGTGTGCATGGCATGAGGAAAAGTTTATATTTATGGTAAAGAATCTCAGCAAGAAGCACCTCTGGCTGTCAGCAGATAAATAAACTGGGGGCAGAGCTGATCTTCCTGGCTTTGCCATGAATTTACTGGTTTGTAGTTTTCAGGTAAATGAATCTTCATTGTAGCTGTCACATTCCTGTCCCCCATGGGAATGAGAATCTCTCCTTTAACAAGTTGCTCACACTCTGCAGATCCTTTTTAAGCATTTCCCTTACCTACTTCCTGTGAATTAATACCTTGAAATTAATCTTTGCTTCCTGTCACAAGGGGAAGACACAGTTAAGTTAAACTCAAGCAGCTTTCCAAGGTAATATGGAAGCATTAAAGATTAATGCAAAAGCCAGTCTGACAAGTGCAGTAgcaataattattaaaatatatcatCTGGACATAAAAGTTCCAGCTGTTATTGGTGGGAGGATGCTCTTGGCTTCGGGAGAAGGGGAGTTTCTTTGCTGTAATGGCAGGAATATACAGACTGAGAGGGAAAGCAGAAGAATAAACAGGTTAAAGTTCCAGTAAAAACATCCTGTTGTATTTCTTCAGTGTCATCAAACAAGATCAGTGGAGAAGAACAGAAAGATTGCCAGAGAAATCCTGCAGGAAAAAGTTGATCTTT of the Pseudopipra pipra isolate bDixPip1 chromosome 18, bDixPip1.hap1, whole genome shotgun sequence genome contains:
- the MTRFR gene encoding mitochondrial translation release factor in rescue, giving the protein MNVPGFFHFPFLLRELSAWTPWILRKQQLSLPSIPMLQAARKRNSLNLLGLTEAELEEQFVRGDGPGGQATNKTNNCVVLKHIPSGIVVKCHQTRSVEKNRKIAREILQEKVDLFYKGEESDVYKEKKASEKKKQEKKRRAKENLERKKLFKEVQQLDKK